The following are from one region of the Capsicum annuum cultivar UCD-10X-F1 chromosome 1, UCD10Xv1.1, whole genome shotgun sequence genome:
- the LOC107852410 gene encoding LOW QUALITY PROTEIN: uncharacterized protein LOC107852410 (The sequence of the model RefSeq protein was modified relative to this genomic sequence to represent the inferred CDS: inserted 2 bases in 1 codon; substituted 1 base at 1 genomic stop codon) — translation MAKAYRKEDFEYIMLKVDKIDHWMKDYLYDAGYEKWSRVHSPINRGRMMTSNIAECINGCLVEARKLSILDFLVEVKXLFGAXNCKNRESASYTETTLGRRFDKILTANGVKASRMKVKAVSEYHYSVYESGKIYIVDLDANKCNCCRFHIDEIPCPHAIAVLKSINVTKFRPWCSDYYKPATLVKTYELPIVPMPDKKDWHVPKCIEEEEVIPPKYKRPPGRPKKSRCKKASEKLFSSTNCCGKCGREGHNRRTCNFFPKES, via the exons ATGGCCAAAGCGTACAGAAAGGAAGATTTTGAATACATTATGTTGAAGGTTGATAAAATTGATCATTGGATGAAAGATTATCTATATGATGCAGGATATGAGAAGTGGTCAAGAGTTCATTCTCCTATAAATAGGGGTAGGATGATGACATCTAACATTGCAGAATGTATAAATGGTTGTTTAGTGGAGGCGCGTAAATTGtcgattttagattttttggtaGAAGTCAA ATTATTTGGAGCATAGAACTGTAAAAATAGAGAAAGTGCTTCATATACAGAAACAACTTTAGGGAGAAGGTTTGACAAAATCCTCACAGCTAATGGAGTTAAAGCATCTAGAATGAAG GTCAAGGCTGTATCAGAGTATCATTATTCAGTTTATGAATCTGGAAAAATATACATTGTGGACTTGGATGCTAACAAATGCAATTGTTGTAGATTTCATATTGATGAAATTCCATGTCCACACGCGATTGCAGTATTGAAGAGTATAAATGTTACGAAGTTTCGTCCCTGGTGCTCTGATTACTATAAGCCTGCCACATTAGTGAAGACATATGAACTTCCTATAGTACCTATGCCGGATAAGAAGGATTGGCATGTGCCTAAATGtatcgaagaagaagaagtcatACCACCCAAATACAAAAGACCACCTGGTAGGCCAAAAAAGAGTAGGTGTAAGAAAGCAAGTGAAAAACTATTCTCCAGTACAAACTGTTGTGGTAAATGTGGTCGAGAAGGTCACAATAGACGTACTTGCAACTTTTTTCCAAAGGAGAGTTGA